A portion of the Paenibacillus marchantiae genome contains these proteins:
- the pyk gene encoding pyruvate kinase, whose amino-acid sequence MRKTKIVCTIGPSSESLENTKKLIMAGMNVARLNFSHGDFDEHGGRITAIRQACEELNKTVAILLDTKGPEIRTGKLEVEPIELVQDEYITLTTEEILGTKERLSITYADLPSDVEPGSTILIDDGLIGLTVVEVQGTEIKCRIVNGGTIKSKKGVNVPGVAISLPGITEKDANDIVFGIEQGVDFIAASFVRKASDVLEIRELLEKHNAGHIQIISKIENQQGVDNLDEILEVSDGLMVARGDLGVEIPAEEVPLVQKRMIEKCNVAGKPVITATQMLDSMQRNPRPTRAEASDVANAIFDGTDAIMLSGETAAGKYPVESVLTMSRIAEKAESALPYQELYLKQRVAQQTTVTEAISQSVALSAQDLNAKAIITSTESGHTARMISKYRPESPIIAVTTEDRTSRRLALAWGVTPVKGRLVDSTDALFENAIEGGVKSGLVKEGDLVVITAGVPLGRSGSTNLIKVSQIPNNA is encoded by the coding sequence ATGCGCAAAACAAAGATTGTATGTACGATTGGTCCATCCAGTGAATCATTGGAGAATACCAAAAAATTGATTATGGCCGGTATGAACGTGGCCCGTTTGAACTTCTCCCACGGTGATTTCGATGAGCACGGCGGACGGATCACAGCAATTCGCCAAGCATGCGAAGAGCTGAACAAGACAGTAGCGATCTTGCTGGACACCAAAGGACCGGAAATTCGGACAGGTAAACTCGAAGTGGAGCCAATCGAATTGGTTCAAGACGAGTACATCACTTTGACAACAGAAGAAATTCTGGGCACCAAAGAACGTCTCTCCATTACGTATGCAGATCTTCCGAGTGATGTTGAACCGGGATCTACAATTCTGATCGACGACGGTCTGATCGGACTGACTGTGGTGGAAGTACAAGGCACCGAGATCAAATGCCGTATCGTTAACGGCGGTACGATCAAAAGCAAAAAAGGTGTTAACGTTCCTGGCGTTGCCATTTCTCTGCCGGGTATTACTGAAAAAGATGCTAACGATATCGTATTTGGTATCGAGCAAGGTGTCGATTTCATCGCGGCTTCATTTGTTCGTAAAGCAAGCGACGTCCTTGAGATTCGTGAATTGCTTGAAAAACACAATGCTGGACATATCCAAATCATCTCCAAAATTGAGAACCAACAAGGTGTGGACAACCTGGATGAAATCCTTGAAGTGTCCGATGGCCTGATGGTTGCTCGTGGAGACCTGGGTGTAGAGATTCCTGCGGAAGAAGTACCATTGGTACAAAAACGCATGATCGAAAAATGTAACGTTGCAGGCAAACCGGTTATCACAGCTACACAAATGCTGGATTCCATGCAACGCAACCCGCGTCCAACACGTGCAGAAGCAAGTGACGTGGCTAATGCGATCTTCGACGGTACAGATGCAATCATGTTGTCTGGTGAAACAGCTGCTGGTAAATACCCAGTTGAATCCGTTCTGACAATGTCCCGTATTGCCGAAAAAGCAGAATCCGCTCTGCCTTACCAAGAGCTGTATCTGAAACAACGTGTTGCTCAACAAACAACAGTTACTGAAGCAATCAGCCAATCTGTTGCCCTGTCAGCTCAAGATCTGAACGCTAAAGCGATCATTACTTCGACTGAATCCGGTCATACAGCACGCATGATTTCTAAATATCGTCCAGAATCTCCAATCATCGCGGTGACAACGGAAGACAGAACTTCCCGTCGTCTTGCATTGGCTTGGGGTGTAACACCAGTCAAAGGAAGACTTGTTGATTCCACTGACGCTTTGTTTGAAAATGCAATTGAAGGCGGCGTGAAATCCGGACTTGTAAAAGAAGGAGATCTTGTTGTTATTACAGCGGGTGTACCTTTGGGTCGTTCGGGTTCCACTAACCTGATCAAAGTAAGCCAAATTCCAAACAACGCATAA
- a CDS encoding acetyl-CoA carboxylase carboxyltransferase subunit alpha, translated as MAGELPYEAPLVEMRKKIEELVQFGQEKGIDFTDEIARLEERYHRLEEEIYTGITAAQKMHLARHQQRPTALDLIQLIFTDFIELHGDRMFGDDLAVVGGLAKLNGKTVTVIGQQRGKDTKDNIARFFGSAHPEGFRKGLRLMKQANKFGRPIITFVDTKGAYPGNTAEERGQSEAIARNLLEMAKLSVPVIIVVIGEGGSGGALAMAVGNRVLMLEHAIYSAISPNGAASILWKDASKADQAAEAMKITAKDLLEMEVIEEIIPEPRGGAHRDYEESAAAISEALVRHLDEMKGWTGDQLKQDRYEKFRKIGSVTFEPEVQIEAPQVPVEVDTAGNLSGNAE; from the coding sequence ATGGCGGGTGAGTTGCCATATGAAGCGCCTCTGGTTGAGATGCGCAAGAAGATCGAAGAGCTCGTACAGTTTGGACAGGAAAAAGGCATCGACTTCACTGATGAAATTGCACGCCTGGAAGAACGTTATCATAGACTCGAAGAAGAGATTTATACCGGCATAACGGCTGCTCAGAAAATGCATCTGGCGCGGCATCAGCAGCGTCCGACGGCACTGGATTTAATCCAATTGATATTTACCGATTTCATTGAGTTGCACGGTGATCGCATGTTCGGAGACGATCTGGCGGTTGTTGGCGGACTGGCGAAGCTAAACGGAAAAACAGTAACGGTCATCGGCCAACAGCGGGGGAAAGATACGAAGGATAATATCGCCCGTTTTTTTGGGAGCGCACATCCAGAAGGATTCCGAAAAGGGCTGCGTCTCATGAAGCAAGCGAACAAATTTGGTCGTCCAATTATTACATTCGTTGATACTAAAGGGGCGTATCCGGGTAATACTGCTGAAGAGAGAGGTCAATCGGAAGCTATTGCCCGTAACCTGCTGGAAATGGCGAAGCTCTCGGTGCCTGTTATTATAGTGGTCATCGGCGAAGGCGGAAGCGGCGGGGCCCTGGCTATGGCTGTGGGTAATCGTGTGTTGATGCTGGAGCATGCGATTTACTCAGCGATCTCTCCGAACGGTGCTGCGTCCATTCTTTGGAAAGATGCATCCAAGGCAGATCAGGCGGCCGAAGCGATGAAAATAACGGCCAAAGACCTTCTGGAGATGGAGGTCATTGAAGAAATAATCCCTGAGCCACGCGGTGGTGCTCATCGGGATTATGAAGAATCTGCGGCTGCAATTAGCGAGGCATTGGTTCGTCATCTGGACGAGATGAAAGGCTGGACTGGTGACCAATTGAAGCAGGATCGGTATGAGAAATTCCGTAAGATTGGATCAGTCACGTTTGAACCTGAGGTGCAAATTGAGGCCCCTCAAGTACCTGTTGAAGTCGATACAGCAGGTAATTTGTCGGGAAATGCTGAATGA
- a CDS encoding YtpI family protein produces the protein MFIDVLKYALIAIFALAMVCSALNSIRSRRTTDPIAIGLYRSWTNIWMGSMLIILSLILMFVFTGSTLSVVVEALFLIIGAYNLFAGLRNRSYYARLQQHADGGTGKTSGQSA, from the coding sequence GTGTTCATCGATGTACTCAAATATGCCCTAATCGCCATCTTTGCCCTGGCCATGGTCTGTTCAGCTCTGAACAGCATTCGTTCGCGCAGGACCACTGATCCCATCGCCATAGGTCTTTATCGCTCATGGACCAACATCTGGATGGGTAGCATGCTGATTATTCTTTCCCTCATCCTGATGTTTGTGTTTACCGGTTCTACGCTATCCGTCGTTGTGGAAGCGCTATTTCTGATTATAGGAGCGTACAATCTGTTCGCCGGATTACGTAACCGCAGTTACTATGCTCGTCTTCAGCAGCATGCAGACGGTGGAACTGGCAAGACATCCGGACAATCTGCCTGA
- a CDS encoding DNA polymerase III subunit alpha: MSSFVHLHVHSEYSLLDGAARIPDLVNKAADLGMTTLALTDHGVMYGAIPFYKACVERGIKPIIGCEAYMTAGSRKERGSRKDQPIHHLILLAKNMTGYQNLMKLCSIGHLEGFHYKPRIDMESLAAHHEGIICLSACLGGEVPQHLLHGREEEAKRAALRYKNIFGADFYLELQDHGLSEQKRVNPQLIRLAAELDIPLVATNDAHYLSEEDAELQDVLICIGTGKTVDDENRLRIGTNQLYLKSEQEMARLFPHVPEALANTVRIAESCELQLEFGKSILPEYRPLPEGKSPSTYLRQLCEEGMEERYSESSRWTDSELRAALEQRLDYELRVIDSMGFSDYFLIVWDFIAYSHQQGIVTGPGRGSSAGSLVAYTLRITDVDPMKYNLLFERFLNPERISMPDIDIDFSDERRDEVIEYVAKKYGKAHVAQIITFGTMAARAAVRDVGRALNVPYGEVDKAAKLIPAQLGINIQRAMEATPELKALYETKPKTRELLDMAMKVEGMPRHASTHAAGVVISRDPLTDAVPLQEGSEGTALTQYSMENLESIGLLKMDFLGLRTLSIIERCLRWIGENGEIPDFRHIPDDDALTYEMLGRGDTMGIFQLESAGVRRVLKELKPSVFEDIISVLALYRPGPMEFISKYIQGKHGQIEVDYPHADLESILKDTYGIIVYQEQIMQIASRMAGFSLGEADLLRRAVSKKKREVLDLERGHFVQGSLKQGYSEAEADLVYDMIVKFANYGFPRAHAAAYGVLAFQTAYLKAHYPIHFMASMLTAVMGSHRKVAEYVVECRRMDIEVLPPDVNESGILFTPVLGSSNRTKAGQAAETQRLEGEHGEDGTASSTMEHAIHVDDHYSGQAEYGEAPLPDDPGPSPDEDGSAYEWQAATAVPEQSEDRINSGVVTVSTAERLHGTGEEESSHSEQHEMSAVQEKDGLSNQNSDADTATGAIRFGLAAVKNVGTQAMESIMIVRQERPFDSLLDFCRRVDLRVCNKRVIESLIQAGAFDTLPGHRAQLLAMLDETVEAALKWRKEREDLQIQLFDFVETPNWEIEYPQIPPYSGSQQLELERELLGLYLSGHPLDDYEDVLESSGADRIMELTEAADDTMAVAAGMVVSVKSITTKQGKAMAFMELEDQIERCEVVLFPEVWRRSQQHVGKGELLVVRAKVQQQDEGFKLLAEEVAPLSPAALEQQLRSRERRGKPGGGSASRPAAPPRQASGAGAVAARSSAGVNAGAQRSSGGQGPAASHSAGGGSGAADANGAASVARRAPEAASGTEQSRGPRVAEQRVFVKITPQSEKPELLARLKQLLQQHSGPVATVLFYEQQQKLLALSDAYRIKPSPSLFSEMEKMLGEGTVKIK; this comes from the coding sequence ATGAGTTCTTTTGTGCATTTGCACGTTCACAGTGAATATAGTTTGCTGGACGGCGCTGCGCGTATACCGGATCTCGTGAATAAGGCCGCGGATCTCGGAATGACTACGCTGGCATTGACCGACCACGGTGTAATGTATGGTGCTATTCCTTTCTATAAAGCATGCGTCGAGCGGGGAATTAAGCCGATCATTGGATGTGAGGCTTATATGACTGCCGGGTCTCGCAAAGAGCGGGGAAGCCGCAAGGATCAGCCGATCCATCATCTGATTTTACTAGCCAAAAATATGACGGGTTATCAAAATCTGATGAAACTATGCTCCATCGGACATTTGGAAGGCTTCCATTACAAACCACGTATTGATATGGAGAGTCTGGCTGCCCATCACGAGGGTATCATCTGTTTAAGTGCATGTCTGGGAGGCGAGGTTCCCCAGCATCTGCTGCATGGACGAGAGGAAGAGGCAAAGCGTGCGGCGCTGCGTTACAAAAATATTTTTGGTGCCGATTTCTATCTGGAACTGCAGGATCATGGGCTATCTGAGCAAAAAAGAGTGAACCCTCAGCTGATTCGTCTGGCAGCAGAACTGGATATTCCATTGGTGGCGACTAATGATGCGCATTATCTGTCCGAAGAGGACGCTGAGCTTCAGGATGTGTTGATCTGCATCGGAACAGGGAAAACGGTAGATGACGAGAATCGGCTGCGCATTGGAACCAATCAGCTCTATCTCAAGAGTGAACAAGAAATGGCGCGTTTGTTCCCACATGTGCCCGAGGCTTTGGCGAATACGGTTCGCATCGCGGAGTCATGTGAGTTGCAGCTCGAATTCGGCAAATCCATTTTGCCGGAGTACAGACCGCTTCCTGAAGGGAAAAGTCCTTCTACCTATCTGCGTCAGTTGTGCGAAGAGGGAATGGAAGAGCGCTATAGTGAATCATCACGTTGGACGGACTCGGAGCTCAGAGCCGCACTTGAACAGCGGCTGGATTATGAGCTCCGGGTTATAGACAGTATGGGATTCTCGGATTATTTTCTGATCGTGTGGGATTTTATCGCCTATTCTCATCAGCAGGGAATTGTTACCGGACCGGGACGTGGCTCCTCGGCAGGTAGTCTGGTTGCCTATACCTTGCGTATTACAGACGTTGATCCCATGAAGTATAACCTGCTCTTCGAGCGGTTTTTGAATCCGGAACGGATCTCCATGCCGGATATTGATATCGACTTCAGCGATGAACGTAGGGACGAAGTCATTGAATATGTGGCGAAAAAATATGGCAAAGCCCATGTCGCCCAGATCATTACCTTTGGTACGATGGCTGCCCGTGCAGCCGTTCGGGACGTCGGACGTGCACTGAATGTGCCTTACGGCGAGGTGGACAAGGCAGCGAAGCTGATTCCTGCACAGCTTGGTATTAACATTCAGCGGGCAATGGAAGCCACCCCTGAACTAAAGGCTTTGTATGAGACCAAGCCGAAAACACGTGAATTGCTCGATATGGCCATGAAGGTGGAAGGTATGCCTCGTCATGCTTCCACACATGCGGCGGGGGTTGTCATCTCCCGTGATCCGCTGACGGATGCTGTTCCGCTTCAGGAGGGCAGTGAGGGAACGGCCTTAACGCAATATTCCATGGAAAACCTGGAGTCTATTGGACTGCTCAAAATGGACTTCCTCGGTCTGCGTACCCTTTCAATTATTGAACGCTGTCTGCGCTGGATTGGGGAAAATGGCGAAATTCCGGATTTTCGTCATATTCCGGATGACGACGCACTCACATATGAGATGCTTGGTCGAGGCGACACGATGGGGATATTCCAGCTTGAATCCGCAGGAGTGCGTCGTGTCCTGAAGGAGCTGAAGCCAAGTGTATTTGAAGATATTATTTCCGTGCTGGCCTTGTATCGTCCGGGCCCAATGGAATTCATCTCCAAATACATTCAGGGCAAACATGGACAGATCGAAGTGGATTACCCGCATGCGGATCTGGAGTCCATCCTCAAGGATACGTACGGCATCATTGTATATCAGGAACAAATTATGCAGATTGCTTCCCGGATGGCGGGCTTCTCTCTCGGCGAAGCGGATTTGCTCCGTAGAGCGGTTTCCAAGAAGAAACGGGAAGTACTGGATCTCGAACGTGGACATTTTGTCCAGGGCAGTCTTAAGCAAGGATACAGTGAAGCGGAGGCAGACCTGGTCTATGACATGATCGTCAAGTTTGCCAACTACGGTTTCCCGCGTGCTCATGCCGCTGCGTATGGCGTGCTTGCTTTCCAGACGGCTTATCTGAAAGCACATTATCCCATTCATTTTATGGCATCGATGTTAACAGCCGTTATGGGCAGTCACCGCAAAGTAGCGGAGTACGTTGTGGAATGCCGTCGCATGGATATTGAAGTACTTCCACCAGATGTGAATGAGAGCGGCATTCTGTTTACACCTGTACTTGGATCATCCAACAGAACAAAGGCTGGACAAGCGGCGGAAACCCAACGTTTAGAGGGAGAACATGGGGAGGACGGTACAGCAAGTTCTACGATGGAACATGCCATACATGTTGATGATCATTATTCCGGACAAGCGGAGTACGGTGAAGCACCTCTACCAGATGACCCGGGTCCCTCACCAGACGAAGACGGTAGTGCCTATGAGTGGCAGGCAGCGACGGCTGTGCCAGAGCAGTCCGAGGATCGGATTAATTCGGGCGTAGTGACTGTTTCTACAGCAGAACGTCTGCATGGAACTGGGGAAGAGGAGTCCTCGCATTCTGAACAGCATGAAATGTCTGCTGTACAGGAGAAAGATGGATTGTCGAATCAGAACTCTGATGCAGATACAGCAACCGGGGCGATACGTTTCGGTCTGGCTGCGGTGAAAAATGTAGGCACCCAGGCGATGGAAAGTATTATGATTGTACGGCAGGAAAGACCGTTCGACAGTTTGCTCGATTTTTGTCGTCGCGTCGATTTGCGGGTATGCAACAAACGTGTAATTGAATCGCTTATTCAGGCGGGAGCCTTTGACACATTGCCTGGGCACCGTGCCCAATTACTTGCCATGCTGGATGAGACTGTGGAAGCGGCTTTGAAATGGCGCAAAGAACGCGAGGATCTGCAAATTCAATTGTTTGATTTTGTCGAGACGCCGAACTGGGAGATTGAATATCCTCAAATTCCGCCTTATTCCGGGAGTCAGCAATTGGAGTTGGAACGTGAGCTGTTAGGTTTGTATCTATCTGGTCATCCATTAGATGACTATGAAGATGTGCTTGAATCCAGCGGCGCAGATCGCATTATGGAGCTGACGGAAGCGGCTGACGATACGATGGCCGTGGCAGCCGGGATGGTCGTGTCTGTGAAGTCGATTACGACGAAACAGGGCAAGGCTATGGCGTTCATGGAGTTGGAAGACCAGATTGAACGCTGTGAAGTGGTTCTCTTTCCCGAAGTATGGCGGCGCAGCCAGCAGCATGTCGGGAAAGGTGAACTGCTCGTCGTGCGCGCCAAAGTGCAGCAGCAGGACGAAGGGTTCAAGCTGCTGGCTGAGGAAGTGGCGCCGTTGTCACCGGCGGCACTGGAACAGCAGCTGCGCAGCCGCGAACGGCGCGGCAAGCCCGGCGGCGGCAGTGCTTCGCGCCCGGCGGCTCCGCCACGGCAGGCGAGCGGCGCGGGAGCCGTAGCTGCACGCAGCAGCGCAGGCGTGAATGCTGGAGCTCAGCGCAGCAGCGGAGGCCAGGGTCCGGCAGCGTCGCACAGCGCTGGGGGTGGATCTGGGGCGGCCGATGCCAATGGGGCCGCTTCCGTGGCTCGTCGGGCCCCTGAGGCCGCTAGCGGCACGGAGCAGAGTCGTGGGCCACGAGTGGCGGAGCAGCGGGTGTTCGTGAAGATCACCCCGCAGTCGGAGAAGCCCGAGCTTCTGGCCCGACTGAAACAGTTGCTTCAGCAGCATTCGGGCCCGGTGGCGACGGTGCTCTTCTATGAACAGCAGCAGAAGCTGCTCGCATTGAGTGATGCCTACCGGATTAAACCTTCGCCCTCTTTGTTCTCCGAGATGGAGAAAATGCTGGGTGAGGGCACGGTCAAAATAAAATAA
- a CDS encoding acyl-CoA thioesterase — translation MQQQSNGSWYTARLRVRYQESDQMGVVYHANYLNWFEIGRTEMIRQMGYTYRKMEEQGLLLPVTGLDVKYHKPARYDDDIIIFTRIAAFSGLRLNYEYDIRRMTPDLNEQIGSGQRVWSSEESLPGERLVTGSTQHVWVNGDWKPVRLDKAASELYSALEKVWLSGKG, via the coding sequence ATGCAACAACAAAGCAATGGCAGTTGGTACACGGCACGTCTTCGCGTGCGTTATCAAGAAAGTGATCAGATGGGTGTGGTCTATCACGCCAACTATTTGAATTGGTTTGAAATCGGTCGAACCGAGATGATTCGCCAAATGGGGTATACATATCGTAAAATGGAGGAACAGGGGTTACTGCTTCCGGTAACCGGACTGGATGTGAAATATCATAAACCTGCCCGGTATGATGATGACATCATCATTTTCACCCGTATTGCTGCATTTAGTGGTCTGCGACTGAACTATGAGTATGACATAAGGCGCATGACTCCAGACCTTAATGAGCAGATAGGCAGCGGGCAACGAGTATGGTCATCTGAGGAGTCCCTTCCTGGTGAACGATTGGTTACAGGCTCTACCCAACATGTATGGGTCAATGGGGACTGGAAGCCAGTCAGGCTGGATAAGGCAGCTTCTGAGCTCTACAGCGCGCTTGAGAAAGTGTGGCTTTCAGGAAAGGGGTAA
- a CDS encoding YtrH family sporulation protein — MSTFLSKAILDFFIAFGIVLGGAMIGGIGAVVSLQPPTQTMLDVAGKIKIWALAAAVGGTIDPMRVIESNVLDGNLSPAVKQILYLISAFMGAHMGTELVKWVCGGGRG; from the coding sequence ATGAGCACATTTTTGTCCAAAGCTATTCTTGATTTCTTCATTGCGTTTGGGATCGTGCTGGGCGGCGCGATGATTGGAGGTATAGGAGCGGTGGTCTCTCTCCAGCCTCCGACACAGACGATGCTTGATGTCGCTGGGAAAATTAAAATTTGGGCGCTCGCAGCGGCCGTTGGCGGTACAATCGATCCGATGCGGGTGATCGAAAGCAACGTGCTGGACGGCAATCTGTCTCCGGCAGTCAAACAAATTTTGTACTTGATATCCGCCTTTATGGGCGCACACATGGGTACTGAACTGGTGAAATGGGTTTGCGGTGGAGGACGGGGTTAG
- a CDS encoding DRTGG domain-containing protein, with protein MDGQEENVTKHEQLLQHIEQLKVGSKISVRGLARELGVSEGTAYRAVKEAENFGLVVTKERIGTVRIEKRPRGMTEQLTFADVVTIVEGHVLGGSDGLAKPLHKYVIGAMKEQAMARYIDAGSLLIVGNRDNAHSLALEQGAGVLITGGFGTSREVRVMADDLGLPIISSRHDTFTVASMINRAIFDRLIKKKIMLVEDIIGQKPRIQVLKVTSSAADFHLLVSETGEHRFPVVDEWNRVIGIVSLKDVSELKEDQSIEKCVVRRPITASLQTSLASAAQIMTWEGIDFLPIVDRNRKLIASVTRKEVLQAMRDAQKQPQLGETFDHLIWNGFAEERGEQNELFFHGFIIPQMATDLGTISEGVLLNVMTQAGRRAAWDVTGNDHVVDNVTTYFVRPVQIEDQILVRPIILETSRRTCKMDIVISRDGNVVCKAVMTLQSIDHA; from the coding sequence ATGGACGGACAGGAAGAAAACGTGACGAAGCACGAACAATTGCTTCAACATATTGAACAACTGAAGGTAGGCAGTAAAATATCGGTGCGCGGACTGGCACGGGAGCTGGGCGTAAGCGAAGGAACAGCATATCGTGCGGTAAAAGAGGCAGAGAACTTCGGCCTGGTCGTGACCAAGGAACGAATTGGAACGGTGCGGATCGAGAAAAGACCTCGCGGTATGACCGAGCAGTTGACTTTTGCCGATGTGGTAACCATCGTCGAAGGTCATGTGCTGGGTGGAAGTGACGGTCTTGCCAAACCGCTTCACAAGTACGTGATCGGTGCGATGAAAGAGCAGGCCATGGCCCGTTACATTGACGCGGGAAGCCTGTTGATTGTTGGTAACCGGGATAATGCACACTCCCTTGCCCTCGAACAGGGCGCAGGTGTATTAATTACAGGTGGCTTCGGTACAAGCCGTGAAGTGAGAGTGATGGCTGATGATTTGGGTCTGCCCATCATTTCCTCCCGACATGATACGTTCACAGTGGCTTCAATGATTAACCGTGCGATCTTTGATCGACTGATTAAGAAAAAGATTATGTTGGTAGAGGATATCATCGGTCAGAAACCCCGCATTCAGGTGCTTAAGGTGACCAGTTCAGCTGCGGATTTTCATCTGCTGGTTTCAGAAACGGGAGAGCATCGCTTCCCGGTAGTAGATGAATGGAACCGGGTTATCGGTATTGTGAGTCTGAAAGATGTGAGCGAGTTAAAAGAGGATCAGAGTATTGAGAAGTGTGTCGTACGCCGCCCGATCACAGCTTCGCTGCAAACCTCACTGGCTTCGGCTGCACAGATCATGACGTGGGAAGGCATTGACTTCCTGCCGATTGTAGATCGGAACCGTAAACTGATTGCATCCGTCACACGTAAGGAAGTATTGCAGGCGATGCGTGATGCACAGAAGCAGCCACAGCTTGGAGAGACGTTTGATCATCTGATCTGGAACGGGTTTGCGGAAGAGCGCGGAGAGCAGAACGAATTGTTTTTCCACGGATTCATCATTCCGCAGATGGCGACAGACCTTGGTACCATCTCGGAAGGCGTTCTGCTGAATGTGATGACACAGGCGGGACGGCGCGCAGCCTGGGATGTTACAGGAAACGACCATGTCGTGGATAATGTAACAACGTATTTTGTTCGTCCGGTACAGATTGAAGATCAGATTCTGGTTCGTCCCATTATTTTGGAGACAAGTCGTCGGACCTGCAAAATGGATATTGTCATTTCCCGTGATGGGAATGTTGTATGCAAAGCGGTAATGACCCTACAATCCATTGACCATGCCTAG
- a CDS encoding phosphatidylglycerophosphatase A family protein, with amino-acid sequence MSYEIVEAMLARRGVQIDAIAEIVYRLQKGYHPELTMDDCVTSVKSVLQKREVQYTLYTGIALDELAEKRLLPQPLQAIMEADESLYGVDETLALGITHVYGMIGLTSFGYLDKEKIGVIHDLNEAGPAIHVFLDDLVAGLAAAASARIAHKNIKAKKYPSDI; translated from the coding sequence ATGTCATATGAAATCGTAGAAGCCATGCTGGCCCGGCGGGGTGTACAGATTGATGCAATCGCGGAAATTGTATATCGTCTGCAAAAAGGGTACCACCCGGAACTGACTATGGATGACTGTGTCACGAGTGTGAAATCAGTACTGCAGAAACGTGAGGTGCAATATACGCTGTACACAGGTATAGCCCTCGACGAGCTTGCTGAGAAACGCCTTTTGCCGCAGCCTTTGCAGGCAATTATGGAGGCGGATGAATCCCTGTATGGAGTGGACGAGACTCTTGCTCTTGGCATTACCCATGTGTATGGTATGATCGGTTTAACCAGTTTTGGTTATCTGGATAAAGAAAAGATTGGTGTCATTCATGATCTGAACGAAGCAGGACCAGCTATACATGTTTTTCTGGACGACCTGGTTGCCGGGCTCGCCGCTGCTGCTTCTGCCCGAATTGCTCACAAAAATATTAAAGCCAAGAAATATCCATCGGATATCTGA
- the accD gene encoding acetyl-CoA carboxylase, carboxyltransferase subunit beta, with product MFKDIFQKKRKYATIPSERALRGEGQEAGERPKREIPEGLMNKCSKCGTIQYSKELEKNLKVCPACGYHMRLNAMERIAMVLDEQGFVEYDADMVSVDPLEFPGYSNKLEQQRLKSGLKEAVITGEGTLEGLPVVVAVMSFDFFTGSMGSVVGEKITRAIEHATEKRLPLIIFSTSGGARMQESILSLMQMAKTSAALSRLDEQGGLYISVITDPTTGGVSASFASLGDIIIAEPGAVFGFAGRIVIEQTIRQKLPDDFQTAEFNLQHGQLDMVVHRKELRATLGKLLDMHSEKGGV from the coding sequence GTGTTCAAAGATATATTCCAGAAAAAACGGAAGTACGCCACCATACCTTCCGAGCGTGCGCTTCGTGGCGAAGGTCAGGAAGCTGGAGAACGTCCAAAACGGGAAATACCTGAAGGACTTATGAACAAGTGCAGCAAATGCGGCACGATTCAATATAGCAAGGAATTGGAAAAAAATCTGAAAGTATGTCCGGCTTGCGGCTACCATATGCGTTTGAATGCAATGGAACGTATCGCCATGGTTCTAGATGAGCAAGGGTTTGTGGAGTATGACGCTGATATGGTATCAGTTGATCCACTTGAATTCCCTGGATATAGTAACAAACTGGAACAACAGCGCCTGAAGTCAGGACTGAAGGAAGCTGTCATTACGGGTGAGGGAACTTTAGAAGGTTTGCCTGTGGTTGTTGCTGTCATGAGCTTCGACTTCTTCACAGGTAGTATGGGTTCGGTTGTAGGGGAGAAAATTACCCGTGCGATTGAGCATGCAACAGAGAAACGCTTACCTTTGATCATTTTCTCAACATCTGGGGGTGCCCGGATGCAAGAGAGTATTCTTAGCCTTATGCAAATGGCGAAAACTAGTGCGGCTTTGTCCCGTTTGGATGAACAGGGCGGATTGTATATTTCGGTCATTACCGATCCTACGACAGGTGGAGTTTCGGCCAGTTTTGCGAGCCTTGGTGATATCATCATCGCCGAGCCGGGAGCTGTATTTGGCTTCGCCGGTAGAATCGTCATTGAGCAGACGATCCGTCAGAAACTGCCTGATGATTTCCAGACGGCAGAATTTAATTTGCAGCACGGTCAGCTGGACATGGTGGTCCATCGTAAAGAACTTCGAGCCACCCTTGGCAAGCTTCTAGACATGCATAGTGAAAAAGGAGGGGTCTAA